From the Gordonia bronchialis DSM 43247 genome, one window contains:
- a CDS encoding SDR family oxidoreductase — protein MSLREKLSGKTDHEALRAAIADKVVVITGGARGIGFETATQLFQAGAKVAIGDIDGDAVGKAAADLGIEGIEVDVTSRASFKAFLDEVESRLGPIDVLVNNAGIMPVGPFLSYDDTIIRRTFDIDVIGVILGSQLIAERMVARGGGHIVNIASTAGRIPTPGLTIYNGAKAAVIEFSEALGAELAPEGVKVSSILPTFTRTALISGLKTNAFVQTVGPEEVAEIVVATIARPKVRVYAPRSMKWAESGALFPQAMKRMSRKLTKLDSIFLNPDQQVRAAYTSRIRGERSD, from the coding sequence ATGAGTCTGCGTGAGAAGCTGTCCGGAAAAACCGACCACGAGGCGCTGCGAGCCGCGATCGCCGACAAGGTGGTGGTGATCACCGGTGGTGCTCGCGGGATCGGATTCGAAACCGCCACACAGCTTTTCCAGGCCGGGGCCAAGGTCGCGATCGGCGACATCGACGGTGACGCCGTCGGCAAGGCCGCCGCCGACCTCGGGATCGAGGGCATCGAGGTGGACGTCACCAGCCGGGCATCCTTCAAGGCCTTCCTCGACGAGGTGGAGTCACGGCTCGGGCCGATCGACGTTCTCGTCAACAATGCCGGGATCATGCCGGTGGGGCCGTTCCTCTCCTACGACGACACGATCATCCGTCGCACCTTCGACATCGACGTGATCGGTGTGATTCTCGGCAGCCAGCTCATCGCCGAGCGGATGGTCGCGCGCGGCGGTGGTCACATCGTCAACATCGCGTCGACGGCCGGACGTATCCCGACGCCGGGCCTGACGATCTACAACGGTGCCAAGGCCGCGGTCATCGAGTTCTCCGAAGCCCTCGGTGCCGAGCTCGCGCCGGAGGGCGTGAAGGTGAGTTCGATCCTCCCGACGTTCACCCGCACCGCCCTGATCTCCGGGCTCAAGACCAACGCCTTTGTGCAGACCGTCGGCCCCGAGGAGGTTGCCGAGATCGTGGTCGCCACCATCGCACGTCCGAAAGTCCGTGTGTACGCGCCACGTTCGATGAAGTGGGCCGAATCCGGTGCGCTCTTCCCGCAGGCGATGAAGCGCATGTCGCGCAAGCTGACCAAACTCGACTCGATCTTCCTGAACCCCGACCAGCAGGTGCGCGCCGCCTACACCAGCCGCATCCGGGGCGAGAGGTCCGACTGA
- a CDS encoding TetR/AcrR family transcriptional regulator, translated as MSGNTVRAKASSVSSRKVRNTDSPEAQEAAILAAAGEEFTAVGVRRANVDEVAARAGVSRSTLYRRFPNKEALLLAVANDAYERGMVKLEEAAVGLGPKAALVEAFALGASMIVEDPLLHRIVMTDLEMKSITASMTSLFIDMVTQRVAATLRTEGAEMPEDDLLQAVEIHVRLVISYLETPSSDESRQQPEYVREFATKFLAPMIW; from the coding sequence ATGAGCGGCAACACGGTCCGGGCCAAGGCGTCGTCGGTGTCGAGCCGAAAGGTCCGTAACACCGACAGTCCGGAGGCGCAGGAGGCGGCGATCCTGGCCGCCGCGGGTGAGGAGTTCACCGCGGTGGGGGTTCGGCGGGCCAACGTCGACGAGGTCGCCGCGCGGGCGGGCGTGAGCCGCAGCACGCTCTATCGCCGCTTCCCCAACAAGGAGGCCCTGCTGCTCGCCGTCGCCAACGACGCCTACGAGCGCGGCATGGTGAAGCTGGAAGAGGCCGCGGTCGGGCTGGGGCCCAAAGCCGCGCTCGTGGAGGCCTTTGCGCTGGGTGCGTCGATGATCGTCGAGGATCCGCTGCTGCATCGCATCGTGATGACGGATCTCGAGATGAAGTCCATCACTGCGTCGATGACGTCGCTGTTCATCGACATGGTGACCCAGCGTGTTGCCGCGACACTCCGCACCGAGGGCGCCGAGATGCCCGAGGATGACCTGTTGCAGGCGGTGGAAATTCATGTGCGCCTGGTCATCTCATATCTGGAGACCCCGTCCTCGGACGAATCGCGTCAGCAGCCCGAGTACGTGCGAGAGTTCGCCACCAAGTTCTTGGCGCCGATGATCTGGTGA
- a CDS encoding cytochrome P450: MTTTEFAPVPQESDLRPVPCSNRPGILEMMEMRRDPFTYADKRQAQFGNISGLNALGLKLVVAGGPRAANEILMNKDRAFANGPAWSYFIGPFFNRGIMLLDFDEHRHHRHILQQAFTPTVLKGYMQEMQPIIADRVAALPTGDVKLFNEFKELTLDVALEVFLGLELPKDEADKLNKAFIDTVRAGVAYVRKPVPGGRWWKGLRGRKVLEEFFYANIAAKRARETPDLFSVLCHAESEEGHRFTDEDVVNHMIFVLMAAHDTSTITMTQMAYRMAKSPEWQERARAESLELNPELGYDDLGRLEALDLVMKESLRMCPPVPAQPRMAIKDTSVQGFFIPKGTIVSVSQLTNHRDPEFYTNPDMFDPERFTKSRAEDKGHRMAWMPFGGGVHKCIGLYFGQMEIKTILHHLLRGYEWSVPEGYRIPMDYSSLPVPKDKLPVELRRR, encoded by the coding sequence ATGACGACAACGGAGTTCGCACCGGTTCCGCAGGAGAGCGATCTGCGCCCCGTGCCCTGCTCGAATCGCCCGGGCATTCTCGAGATGATGGAGATGCGTCGCGATCCGTTCACCTATGCGGACAAGCGGCAGGCACAGTTCGGCAACATCTCCGGGCTCAATGCGCTCGGCCTGAAGCTCGTGGTGGCCGGCGGTCCGCGTGCCGCCAACGAGATCCTGATGAACAAGGACCGCGCCTTCGCCAACGGGCCGGCGTGGAGCTACTTCATCGGCCCCTTCTTCAATCGCGGCATCATGCTGCTCGACTTCGACGAGCATCGCCACCACCGGCACATCCTGCAGCAGGCGTTCACCCCGACCGTCCTCAAGGGCTACATGCAGGAGATGCAACCCATCATCGCCGACCGGGTCGCCGCGCTGCCGACCGGAGACGTCAAGTTGTTCAACGAGTTCAAAGAACTCACCCTCGACGTCGCACTCGAGGTGTTCCTGGGTCTCGAACTCCCCAAGGACGAGGCCGACAAGCTGAACAAGGCCTTCATCGACACGGTCCGCGCCGGAGTTGCCTACGTGCGCAAGCCCGTTCCCGGTGGCCGCTGGTGGAAGGGCCTGCGCGGACGCAAGGTCCTCGAGGAGTTCTTCTACGCCAACATCGCCGCCAAGCGTGCCCGCGAGACCCCGGACCTGTTCTCGGTGCTCTGCCACGCCGAAAGCGAAGAGGGGCACCGGTTCACCGACGAGGACGTGGTGAACCACATGATCTTCGTGCTGATGGCCGCGCACGACACCTCGACGATCACCATGACCCAGATGGCCTACCGGATGGCGAAGTCCCCGGAGTGGCAGGAGCGCGCCCGGGCGGAGTCGCTCGAGCTCAATCCCGAACTCGGATACGACGATCTGGGCCGGCTCGAGGCGCTCGACCTGGTCATGAAGGAATCGCTGCGCATGTGTCCGCCGGTGCCGGCGCAGCCGCGGATGGCCATCAAGGACACCTCCGTCCAGGGGTTCTTCATCCCGAAGGGCACCATCGTCTCGGTGTCGCAGCTGACCAATCACCGCGACCCCGAGTTCTACACCAACCCCGACATGTTCGACCCGGAACGCTTCACCAAGTCGCGCGCCGAGGACAAGGGGCACCGGATGGCGTGGATGCCCTTCGGTGGTGGCGTCCACAAATGCATCGGCCTGTATTTTGGCCAGATGGAGATCAAGACGATCCTGCACCATCTGCTGCGCGGCTACGAGTGGTCGGTTCCGGAGGGATATCGGATCCCGATGGACTACAGCTCGTTGCCGGTCCCCAAGGACAAGCTCCCCGTCGAGCTCCGGCGGCGGTGA
- a CDS encoding o-succinylbenzoate synthase — MDNEVAIPGGIPPVEELLESAVVVRLPMRTRFRGLLAREVMIFAGPAGWGEFGAFVEYDDAEAANWLRAGIEAAYLGPLPAVRSTVTVNATVPAVPADQVAEVLSRYPGARTAKVKVAEPGQHLDDDVERVAAARAVVDRVRVDANGKWSVAQAITALRAIGPVEYAEQPCATVEELAQVRRAVDVPIAADESIRKAHDPLRVVAADAADVAIVKVAPLGGMRATLATAEAIGLPVVVSSALDSAVGMAAGVAAAAALPRLDLACGLGTGSLFTADVGPSFLPDDGRVHPRWFDAGSSLISVDDQFVAPPDRDRWWRARLRRCHALLQRNGQDT; from the coding sequence ATGGACAACGAGGTCGCGATCCCGGGTGGAATCCCGCCGGTCGAGGAGTTGCTCGAGTCGGCGGTGGTGGTCCGTCTGCCGATGCGCACACGGTTCCGCGGACTACTCGCCCGCGAGGTGATGATCTTCGCCGGACCCGCCGGCTGGGGGGAGTTCGGCGCCTTCGTCGAATACGACGACGCGGAGGCGGCGAACTGGCTGCGCGCCGGCATCGAGGCCGCCTACCTCGGTCCGCTGCCGGCGGTCCGCTCGACCGTCACGGTCAACGCGACCGTTCCCGCGGTTCCCGCCGACCAGGTCGCCGAGGTGCTGAGCCGATACCCGGGCGCGCGCACCGCCAAGGTCAAGGTGGCCGAGCCCGGCCAGCACCTTGACGACGACGTCGAACGGGTGGCCGCCGCCCGTGCGGTGGTCGACCGGGTGCGCGTGGATGCCAACGGAAAGTGGTCGGTGGCCCAGGCGATTACGGCTCTGCGGGCGATCGGGCCGGTGGAGTACGCCGAGCAGCCCTGCGCCACCGTCGAAGAACTGGCGCAGGTGCGTCGTGCGGTTGACGTGCCGATCGCCGCCGACGAATCGATTCGCAAGGCGCACGACCCGCTGCGGGTGGTGGCCGCCGACGCCGCCGATGTCGCGATCGTCAAGGTGGCCCCGCTCGGTGGTATGCGTGCGACGCTGGCGACGGCAGAGGCCATCGGCCTGCCCGTGGTGGTCTCGAGTGCGCTCGACAGTGCCGTCGGGATGGCTGCCGGCGTCGCGGCCGCCGCGGCGCTGCCACGTCTCGATCTCGCGTGCGGACTGGGGACGGGATCATTGTTCACCGCCGACGTCGGACCGTCGTTCCTGCCCGACGACGGTCGCGTGCACCCGCGGTGGTTCGACGCCGGATCGTCGCTGATCAGCGTCGATGATCAATTCGTGGCCCCACCCGATCGTGACCGGTGGTGGCGTGCGCGGCTTCGCCGGTGCCATGCACTGCTCCAGCGGAACGGGCAGGACACGTAG
- a CDS encoding oxygenase MpaB family protein yields the protein MTVNQGFEHGIREAEPVIVDDTPETAAELPSPRLGAESLIWKFYGDSRGILGFQRLAGTENCIEQLGQAVLDHSVIFDDFLGRARRTGPPVMKTVYSTEPQKWGRTVRDFHRDIKGTISDGSRYHALNPELFYWAHATFVDQVLYITDTFIRRLSYAEKVQIFEESKIWYQLYGVSPRSQPQTYDEFVAYWDDMLDRFVPHKTIVYATGYIRQGLPRPKRIPAPIWRIVSAPLNAFIRTVIVGTLPRQMREVCNLEWNDKREKNFQRFAAFMRAINPLVNRLPLKALYVPWAYDAWQQVGVDPRPLHNKPAA from the coding sequence ATGACAGTGAACCAGGGATTCGAGCACGGTATCCGTGAGGCCGAACCGGTCATCGTCGACGACACGCCGGAGACCGCAGCCGAACTGCCGTCCCCTCGTCTCGGCGCGGAGTCGCTCATCTGGAAGTTCTACGGTGATTCGCGCGGGATTCTCGGCTTCCAGCGTCTGGCGGGGACCGAGAACTGTATCGAGCAACTCGGGCAGGCCGTCCTCGACCACTCGGTGATCTTCGACGATTTCCTCGGCCGCGCCCGGCGCACCGGGCCGCCGGTGATGAAGACCGTGTACAGCACCGAACCCCAGAAATGGGGTCGTACCGTCCGCGATTTCCACCGCGACATCAAGGGCACCATCAGCGACGGGTCGCGCTATCACGCCCTCAATCCCGAATTGTTCTATTGGGCCCATGCGACATTCGTCGATCAGGTCCTCTACATCACCGACACCTTCATCCGTCGGTTGTCGTATGCGGAGAAGGTCCAGATCTTCGAGGAGAGCAAGATCTGGTATCAGCTCTACGGCGTGAGTCCACGCAGCCAGCCGCAGACCTACGACGAGTTCGTCGCCTACTGGGACGACATGCTGGATCGCTTTGTGCCGCACAAGACCATCGTCTACGCGACCGGTTACATCCGGCAGGGCCTGCCCCGGCCCAAGCGGATACCGGCGCCGATCTGGCGGATTGTCTCTGCGCCACTGAATGCCTTCATCCGCACCGTCATCGTCGGCACGCTGCCGCGCCAGATGCGCGAGGTCTGCAACCTGGAATGGAATGACAAGCGGGAAAAGAACTTCCAGCGCTTCGCCGCATTCATGCGAGCCATCAACCCGCTGGTCAACCGGCTGCCGCTGAAAGCCCTCTACGTGCCGTGGGCCTACGACGCGTGGCAGCAGGTGGGCGTCGATCCGCGTCCGCTGCACAACAAGCCGGCTGCCTGA
- a CDS encoding alpha/beta fold hydrolase: MRILRRSSAPDLAVRVSGNLDAERPVLLVHGMASDHSTWRPLAAHLRSFDRPVISMDLRGHGRSGRDGRPYQLDDLSDDVSFVLERLGLDDVDAVGHSLGAHALLRLSMNRPDRVHRLVLEEVPPMPRDEADLAEQITVGASFGERIRGVVWLARNPYPVVRFDRRMASAVATEFEQSAPDWWARLSRVSAPTLVISGGPKSFLPPRHLATLAQTLPDGRFVTIDAGHSVHRDRSREFIDCVADFLGR, from the coding sequence ATGCGCATCCTCCGCCGATCATCCGCGCCGGACCTGGCCGTCCGGGTGTCCGGCAACCTCGACGCCGAGCGGCCGGTTCTGCTCGTGCACGGGATGGCCTCAGATCACTCGACGTGGCGGCCACTTGCGGCGCATCTGCGGTCCTTCGACCGACCGGTCATCAGCATGGACCTGCGTGGGCACGGTCGTAGCGGGCGGGACGGCCGGCCCTACCAGCTCGACGACCTGTCCGACGACGTGTCGTTCGTGCTCGAGCGGCTCGGGCTCGACGACGTCGACGCAGTCGGGCATTCCCTTGGGGCGCATGCGTTGCTGCGGCTGTCGATGAACCGGCCGGACCGGGTGCATCGTCTGGTTCTCGAGGAGGTTCCGCCGATGCCGCGCGACGAGGCCGATCTGGCCGAGCAGATCACCGTGGGCGCGAGTTTCGGCGAGCGAATCCGGGGCGTCGTGTGGCTGGCCCGCAATCCGTATCCCGTGGTGCGCTTCGACCGGCGGATGGCCTCCGCGGTGGCCACCGAGTTCGAGCAGAGCGCTCCGGACTGGTGGGCGCGCCTGTCACGGGTGAGCGCCCCGACGCTCGTCATCTCCGGTGGCCCGAAGAGCTTTCTCCCGCCCCGGCATCTGGCCACCCTGGCGCAGACACTGCCCGACGGACGGTTCGTCACCATCGATGCCGGCCACAGCGTGCATCGCGACCGGAGTCGCGAATTCATCGACTGTGTAGCCGATTTCCTCGGCCGCTAG
- a CDS encoding nSTAND1 domain-containing NTPase, whose product MGPDSVHSRDELGVALTELRQRAGLSVRDVASEADALLGTVAGWFAGQHAPTAASREMFESVLTVCGVPAAEHPEWWAAVTRVSRRPSRRTRPACPYRGFVEFSQSDSHLMFGRDDLLARLLDLVDSWHRGPDGPTTVMVVGASGVGKSSLVRSGLLGRIGRPLTDSDQTGPDTPGIDLSAWRGVVMVPGEDPTAALDSAIADLAGASGPAVLVVDQVEELWTQNCRERRLEFSRRIAELAVSRTVLPTGVLRADFYGQVAAVSWLTGALEHSQIVVPPMTMDQLREVIVRPAEAVGATVDDDLVDMLLEELSPGVVPPGAAAAPGVLPLLSHALRATWDRSDCRRLTVGNYLATGRIGGAVEQTAERVYQALPSTAQDLARRLILEMINVDEDSVTRRTVALADFATEEPVADDAVLPQWTPSRVLERFADAQLITITDSYAQVAHEALLTAWPRLTEWIEADQERLLLARRLRTLCEHWEDNGRRDDLLPGGPTLAMFATLADDSGSVSLDQRSREFLEAGQARHEAATEAERNRARQLRRVAVSAVVFGVVAVLAAITAVLAGVNAVQQRQQAEEVRNEALSRQLAVQSSEMSRRDPALAAQRAMVAYRQAPTLQARSRLIEAAGDPVPTRFIAGPGPVRLATDDRGTILAAVSQSGYVRVFGLGPDGVTGQTSTFEVTRRGEGALGAVTFVPGTSTLLAGGRNSVSAWRLDNPAAPTRIGELPGVRGQVESLAVSRDGRLVVAGVGGVGAVVWTRPAALPATTPADSSAVPWGPGSWTQIAMPADAAAEEGGAVAVSPSGALVATSTAFRRIELWRNLGDRLARAGEVHLAAGADNQRAEDLTFGPDDRTLFAGLRSRTVDVFDVGDPAAPRRTGQHGGFNDYISTLAVSADGTQLAAGGADNSVRIIDLRDPAAPARSLPVPANVTSVLFAGTHVIMAGADGIVVDWPPSRSVVTIGTGAVYQIPADRLGTRILASDTTIDGRVTQWAVSSGTMRRAGPDLLPPPDEVFSGAAVLSGTGRIAVMGTVSGAVVFADYTDPAAPRILSRVPAQSSLNETVDYSERSGIAVTGATDLGKATVLDASDPSNPRVVGEFDAGDGAWWVSLSPDGRRVAVATVSGAVLVYDLSTPSTPRLLGVVHRFETAALSVRFDASGTRLIAASENKRVAVVDVTDPRHPHTVAEMSGPTSELYSAAFSSDGRRVVAGGSNAEVWVWDIGDNGPKRVAVLRSFPGRVYDVRLTPDGRLYASGEGGVLRSWEIDAARVMDELCARPGDQITKAEWRNYLPDVPYDPPCPR is encoded by the coding sequence ATGGGTCCAGACAGCGTGCACTCGCGCGATGAGTTGGGGGTCGCGCTCACTGAACTCCGGCAGCGCGCCGGGCTCAGCGTGCGCGACGTGGCGAGCGAGGCCGACGCACTACTGGGTACCGTCGCCGGCTGGTTCGCCGGGCAACACGCGCCGACGGCCGCGAGCCGCGAGATGTTCGAGAGCGTGCTCACCGTGTGCGGGGTACCCGCCGCAGAGCATCCCGAGTGGTGGGCCGCGGTGACCCGGGTCTCGCGTCGCCCCTCCCGGCGTACCCGGCCCGCCTGCCCCTACCGCGGTTTCGTCGAGTTCTCCCAATCGGATTCACATCTGATGTTCGGTCGCGACGACCTCCTGGCGCGTCTGCTGGACCTGGTCGACTCCTGGCACCGGGGACCCGACGGGCCGACGACGGTGATGGTGGTCGGAGCCTCCGGGGTGGGCAAGTCCTCCTTGGTCCGCTCCGGTCTGCTCGGCCGGATCGGCCGCCCCCTCACCGACTCAGACCAGACCGGCCCCGATACGCCCGGCATCGACCTCTCCGCCTGGCGCGGGGTGGTCATGGTCCCCGGCGAGGACCCGACCGCCGCCCTCGACAGTGCGATCGCCGATCTGGCCGGCGCGTCGGGCCCGGCGGTTCTGGTCGTCGACCAGGTGGAAGAACTGTGGACCCAGAACTGCCGTGAACGGCGGCTCGAGTTCAGCCGCCGCATCGCGGAACTGGCGGTGTCGCGGACTGTCCTGCCCACCGGTGTGTTGCGTGCCGACTTCTACGGTCAGGTGGCCGCGGTGTCATGGCTGACCGGCGCTCTCGAACACAGTCAGATCGTCGTGCCGCCGATGACGATGGATCAGCTGCGCGAGGTGATCGTGCGTCCGGCCGAGGCCGTCGGCGCCACCGTCGACGACGACCTGGTCGACATGCTCCTCGAGGAACTGTCCCCGGGCGTCGTACCACCAGGGGCCGCGGCTGCACCCGGCGTGCTGCCGCTGCTCTCGCACGCATTGCGCGCAACCTGGGACCGATCCGACTGTCGACGACTCACCGTCGGGAACTATCTCGCCACGGGACGCATCGGCGGCGCAGTGGAGCAGACCGCCGAGCGCGTCTACCAGGCACTGCCATCGACCGCGCAGGACCTGGCCCGGCGCCTGATCCTGGAGATGATCAACGTCGACGAGGATTCGGTGACCAGGCGCACGGTCGCGCTGGCCGATTTCGCGACGGAGGAACCGGTCGCCGACGACGCGGTGCTGCCGCAGTGGACACCGAGCCGGGTTCTCGAGCGTTTCGCCGATGCCCAGTTGATCACGATCACCGATTCGTACGCCCAGGTGGCCCACGAGGCCCTGCTCACCGCGTGGCCCCGGCTGACCGAATGGATCGAGGCCGATCAGGAACGCCTGCTGCTGGCACGTCGGCTGCGCACACTGTGTGAGCACTGGGAGGACAACGGGCGACGCGACGATCTGTTGCCCGGTGGCCCGACGCTGGCGATGTTCGCCACGCTCGCCGACGACTCCGGCTCGGTGTCGCTCGACCAGCGCAGCCGGGAGTTCCTCGAGGCCGGTCAGGCGCGGCATGAGGCGGCCACCGAGGCCGAGCGCAACCGGGCCCGTCAGCTGCGGCGGGTGGCCGTCTCGGCGGTGGTGTTCGGGGTGGTGGCCGTGCTGGCCGCGATCACCGCGGTCCTCGCCGGGGTCAACGCGGTCCAACAGCGGCAACAGGCCGAGGAGGTCCGCAACGAGGCATTGAGCCGCCAGCTGGCGGTGCAGTCCTCGGAGATGAGCCGGCGCGACCCCGCCCTCGCCGCGCAACGTGCGATGGTGGCCTATCGGCAGGCCCCCACCCTGCAGGCACGGTCGCGGTTGATCGAGGCCGCGGGGGACCCGGTCCCGACTCGCTTCATCGCCGGGCCCGGCCCGGTCCGGCTGGCCACCGACGACCGGGGGACGATTCTCGCTGCCGTGAGCCAGTCGGGGTACGTCCGGGTGTTCGGCCTGGGCCCCGACGGTGTGACCGGCCAGACCAGCACCTTCGAGGTGACGCGGCGGGGTGAGGGGGCGCTGGGTGCGGTCACCTTTGTTCCCGGCACCTCGACGTTGCTGGCGGGCGGACGCAACTCGGTGTCCGCTTGGCGGCTCGACAACCCGGCCGCCCCCACGCGAATCGGTGAGCTGCCGGGCGTGCGCGGTCAAGTCGAATCCCTCGCCGTCAGCCGCGACGGCCGTCTGGTGGTGGCCGGGGTAGGCGGTGTCGGCGCCGTCGTGTGGACCCGGCCCGCGGCTCTCCCGGCGACGACGCCGGCGGACTCGTCCGCGGTGCCGTGGGGGCCCGGCTCGTGGACGCAGATCGCGATGCCGGCCGACGCCGCTGCCGAGGAAGGAGGTGCGGTGGCCGTCTCGCCGTCGGGTGCGCTGGTGGCGACGAGTACCGCGTTTCGACGGATCGAGCTGTGGCGCAACCTCGGTGATCGGCTGGCCCGGGCCGGCGAGGTCCACCTCGCCGCCGGCGCCGACAATCAGCGCGCCGAGGATCTGACCTTCGGGCCCGACGATCGGACGCTGTTCGCCGGACTGCGCAGCCGCACCGTGGACGTCTTCGACGTCGGAGATCCCGCCGCACCACGCCGGACCGGGCAGCACGGCGGCTTCAACGACTACATCTCGACCCTCGCGGTGAGCGCCGACGGCACCCAGCTCGCCGCGGGGGGCGCCGACAACTCGGTCCGGATCATCGACCTGCGCGACCCGGCCGCGCCGGCGCGGTCGCTACCCGTCCCCGCCAACGTGACCTCGGTGCTCTTCGCCGGTACGCACGTGATCATGGCGGGCGCCGACGGCATCGTCGTCGACTGGCCGCCGTCGCGGTCGGTCGTCACCATCGGGACGGGCGCGGTGTACCAGATTCCGGCGGATCGGCTCGGGACTCGGATCCTGGCCTCGGACACGACGATCGACGGCCGGGTGACGCAGTGGGCGGTGTCGTCGGGAACCATGCGCAGAGCCGGGCCGGATCTGCTGCCACCACCCGACGAGGTCTTCTCCGGCGCCGCCGTGCTGTCCGGTACGGGCCGGATCGCCGTCATGGGGACGGTGAGCGGCGCCGTGGTCTTCGCCGACTACACCGATCCCGCCGCACCACGAATCCTGTCCCGGGTCCCCGCCCAGTCGAGTCTCAACGAGACGGTCGACTACAGCGAACGATCCGGGATCGCGGTGACCGGGGCCACCGATCTCGGCAAGGCGACGGTGCTCGACGCCTCCGACCCGAGCAATCCGCGAGTGGTCGGCGAGTTCGACGCCGGTGACGGTGCGTGGTGGGTCTCGCTGAGCCCCGACGGCCGCCGCGTTGCCGTCGCGACGGTATCCGGGGCGGTCCTCGTGTACGACCTGTCCACGCCGTCGACGCCGCGTCTGCTCGGCGTCGTCCATCGATTCGAGACCGCCGCACTCTCGGTGCGGTTCGATGCGTCGGGCACGCGACTGATCGCGGCTTCGGAGAACAAGCGGGTCGCGGTCGTCGACGTGACCGACCCACGTCATCCGCACACGGTCGCGGAGATGTCCGGGCCGACCAGCGAACTGTACAGCGCCGCATTCTCTTCCGACGGTCGTCGCGTCGTCGCCGGGGGAAGCAACGCCGAGGTCTGGGTCTGGGACATCGGCGACAACGGGCCCAAGCGGGTCGCGGTGCTGCGCTCCTTCCCGGGACGTGTCTACGACGTCCGGCTGACCCCCGACGGCCGGCTGTATGCCTCGGGCGAGGGTGGGGTTCTGCGTTCCTGGGAGATCGACGCGGCGCGGGTCATGGATGAGCTGTGTGCCCGCCCGGGGGATCAGATCACCAAGGCGGAGTGGCGCAACTACCTGCCCGACGTCCCCTACGATCCGCCCTGCCCGCGGTGA
- a CDS encoding LuxR C-terminal-related transcriptional regulator, with product MSSTPPSIAPVASAPIAHQPIAPAGRSPLGPRHGVVHLRNRDVRRPDLSAREIEVLLAWLRAESKEQAASELFISASTIATHVARIRVKYAAVGRPAPSKSALFARAIQDGYTTLADW from the coding sequence ATGAGTTCTACCCCGCCGTCGATCGCCCCCGTCGCATCAGCGCCGATTGCGCACCAACCGATTGCCCCCGCCGGCCGCAGTCCGCTCGGCCCGCGGCACGGTGTGGTCCATCTGCGCAATCGCGACGTGCGACGGCCGGATCTCTCGGCGCGGGAGATCGAGGTACTGCTGGCGTGGTTGCGGGCCGAGTCCAAGGAGCAGGCCGCGAGCGAACTCTTCATCAGTGCGTCGACGATCGCGACTCACGTCGCCCGGATCCGCGTCAAGTACGCGGCTGTCGGGCGTCCTGCGCCGTCGAAGTCGGCGCTGTTCGCCCGCGCCATCCAGGACGGATACACGACCCTCGCCGATTGGTGA
- a CDS encoding alpha/beta hydrolase encodes MRRRRRFIVSLVVILAVVGIGSVEVGDADAASFGRFYVNGCGMPASPVDMWTRGGNYKTVIALDGLRATSDMSGWRHETRVARIADSGVNVVEPVGGLGSFYTDWQTASPGNKIRYRYRWTCRLNTIIRELDARGLAVGPWGKYAIMGISMGGNAALIYGAYHRARISHVFSMSGYVNLSAPTMREAVRLALIDAGVEAGVGPFSADAMWGPPWNDRWTKNDALVQLPRMRGMKIRVASGSATWGAHNRDAVASVKGTPLEMISLAQTRAFEVAAAMQGIPISTDFPNVGTHQWDYWQDMVWRAKNARWFHDR; translated from the coding sequence ATGCGGCGCCGGCGTCGATTCATCGTCTCGCTGGTAGTGATCCTCGCCGTCGTCGGCATCGGTTCCGTCGAGGTCGGTGATGCCGATGCGGCGTCGTTCGGCCGGTTCTACGTCAACGGATGCGGTATGCCCGCCAGCCCCGTTGACATGTGGACCAGGGGTGGCAACTACAAGACCGTCATCGCGCTCGACGGTCTGCGGGCCACCAGCGACATGAGCGGGTGGCGGCATGAGACACGCGTTGCGCGGATCGCCGACTCCGGTGTCAATGTCGTTGAACCGGTCGGCGGGCTCGGGAGCTTTTACACCGACTGGCAGACCGCCAGCCCGGGCAACAAGATCCGCTATCGGTACCGCTGGACCTGTCGGCTCAACACGATCATCCGCGAGCTCGACGCGCGCGGACTGGCCGTCGGACCGTGGGGCAAATACGCCATCATGGGGATCTCCATGGGCGGCAACGCCGCGTTGATCTACGGTGCCTACCACCGGGCGCGGATCTCACATGTCTTCTCGATGTCGGGATACGTGAATCTCTCGGCCCCGACCATGCGCGAGGCCGTCCGGCTGGCGCTGATCGATGCCGGGGTGGAGGCCGGCGTCGGCCCGTTCAGCGCCGACGCCATGTGGGGACCACCGTGGAATGACCGATGGACCAAGAACGACGCGCTCGTCCAGTTGCCGAGGATGCGCGGGATGAAGATCCGCGTCGCGTCCGGCTCGGCGACCTGGGGTGCGCACAATCGTGACGCGGTCGCCTCGGTGAAGGGCACGCCGCTGGAGATGATCTCACTGGCGCAGACGCGCGCCTTCGAGGTCGCTGCCGCGATGCAGGGCATACCGATCTCCACGGATTTCCCCAATGTCGGCACACATCAGTGGGACTACTGGCAGGACATGGTGTGGCGGGCCAAGAATGCCCGGTGGTTCCACGATCGGTGA